A genomic window from Terriglobia bacterium includes:
- a CDS encoding PAS domain S-box protein: MLFVLLRRNHRSSYFQTWVAGWACLTIASFAELLSVLQVSALPLLRLIHLAGELAAVLLFLAAVVQYTATSARFLWQLFPLAGLLFASVFYLECATPAGFGQMRWETAWLQVTVFLCASFLLWRHALSSKKIGVALLAAAFLLSGLHSLDRPLWPDHPIFLLRLAFDHLLSVALGTAMAVLVLEEARTRTEDLNDKLRRLTLLTTASTQTLSVQEVLNKVLNNLVESLGVTHGVIRILEGEGDAAELVTRSSVGFDPSYHQKYGRISILRPWTRMVLNDRFVLQAPDDSTDDLTRERMLESGTTQMASVPLPGKEGPLGIVAVGSFRPMKFQEDEVAFMANAANLLGLTLQNVNLFEQVARIQQQWANTFDSIGDPVFVHDRGFRVVRFNRRLAHHLGRDEAALNGRTIGEIFQRRNANFQDCPYCEGVAGEGDDPDPWLRGYFLASNSTYADPDGKPLGTVHILRDISARKRAEEKYRSLISSVQEGVFISTPQGKFLDFNDAFLRMTGHESREELLRAEIPSLYVNIADRERLRRLLQDHGSVADFEFEMRRKDGEVRTVVESSTAVRDSAGNVTAYQGFLLDITERKRAEQEVRRRNRELMVLNSIGQTLNESLDLGDSAHRTLGQLLELFHLDVSSLYLLDETRTKLRRIAGVGHRSEFARHVQPVPIQANLLEHIRAVRATFLSMQGLPLPQVFREIESKEEIVSAYILVLWSKDRVIGGLFVGSRTPREFSPADINLLVALGGQLASAVEKSLLFEETRQAYDDLRRAQEQLLHNEKMAAVGQLISGVAHELNNPLTAILGYSQLLSSSGQPGTQAVEYAEKLYKQAQRTHRIVQNLLSFARQHKPERVPVRLNQVIEDTVALRDYDLRVNNIRLHLELAPDLPVTAADPHQLQQVFLNLVNNAVDAILEQGKEGDIWVRTRSEAAGLVVEIADSGPGVQDPSKVFDPFYTTKPVGKGTGLGLSICYGIVSEHGGAIRVRNAPPLGAAFTIELPFLAAEKVEKPAVRPAAAAKEGRILLVDGDESVLEAVGETLRRREHQVLTAQTAERALELLTRKEFDLVLVDAHFSGEHDATGFFRWLAAKRPGLAKHLVVMRSAAPAAGNGHQREVQGMRILQKPFKATELIAAVEEVLNQIHAAPLVP, encoded by the coding sequence GTGCTCTTTGTGCTTTTGCGGCGCAATCACCGGTCGAGCTATTTCCAGACGTGGGTGGCGGGCTGGGCGTGTCTTACGATCGCCAGCTTCGCGGAGCTGTTATCCGTATTGCAGGTGTCCGCTCTGCCGCTGCTGCGGCTGATCCATCTGGCCGGGGAGCTGGCCGCCGTCCTGCTCTTTCTGGCCGCGGTGGTGCAATACACAGCGACCAGCGCGCGGTTTCTCTGGCAGCTGTTCCCGCTCGCCGGGCTGCTCTTCGCCAGCGTGTTTTATCTGGAGTGCGCGACGCCCGCGGGATTCGGTCAGATGCGCTGGGAGACGGCGTGGCTGCAGGTGACAGTTTTTCTCTGCGCAAGTTTCCTGCTGTGGCGGCATGCGCTCTCCTCGAAGAAAATCGGAGTTGCGCTGCTGGCGGCAGCCTTTTTGCTAAGCGGGTTGCACTCTCTGGACCGCCCCCTGTGGCCCGATCACCCCATCTTTCTTCTGCGTCTGGCGTTTGACCACCTGCTGTCGGTGGCGCTGGGAACGGCGATGGCGGTTCTGGTGCTGGAAGAAGCGCGGACGCGGACCGAAGACCTGAATGACAAGCTGCGCCGGCTGACGCTGCTGACGACCGCGAGCACACAGACACTCTCCGTGCAGGAGGTGCTGAACAAGGTTCTGAACAATCTGGTGGAGAGCCTCGGGGTGACGCACGGGGTGATACGTATCCTGGAAGGAGAGGGAGATGCGGCGGAACTCGTGACGCGGAGTTCCGTGGGCTTCGATCCCTCCTATCACCAGAAATATGGGCGGATCTCCATCCTGCGGCCGTGGACCCGCATGGTGCTCAACGATCGATTTGTGCTGCAGGCCCCCGATGATTCGACGGACGATCTGACACGCGAACGCATGCTCGAGAGCGGCACTACGCAGATGGCCAGCGTGCCGCTGCCCGGGAAAGAAGGGCCGCTGGGAATCGTAGCCGTCGGATCGTTTCGGCCGATGAAATTTCAGGAAGACGAAGTCGCTTTCATGGCCAACGCGGCGAATCTGCTGGGCCTGACGCTGCAGAACGTGAACCTCTTCGAGCAGGTGGCTAGGATCCAGCAGCAGTGGGCCAACACGTTCGATTCCATCGGTGACCCCGTTTTCGTGCACGACCGGGGGTTCCGCGTGGTGCGCTTCAATCGCCGGCTGGCACATCATCTGGGCCGGGACGAGGCGGCCTTGAACGGCCGCACGATCGGTGAGATTTTTCAGCGGCGCAACGCGAATTTTCAGGATTGCCCGTATTGCGAAGGGGTCGCCGGAGAAGGGGATGATCCCGACCCGTGGCTGCGCGGGTACTTCCTGGCCTCCAACTCCACCTATGCCGATCCCGATGGCAAGCCGCTGGGAACGGTGCACATCCTGCGGGATATCAGCGCCCGCAAACGCGCGGAAGAGAAATACCGGTCGCTAATTTCTAGCGTGCAGGAGGGCGTGTTTATCTCGACGCCCCAGGGGAAATTCCTGGATTTCAATGATGCATTTCTGCGGATGACCGGACATGAGAGCCGGGAAGAGCTGCTGCGGGCGGAGATTCCCTCGCTGTACGTGAATATCGCGGACCGCGAGCGGCTGCGCAGGCTGCTCCAGGACCACGGGAGCGTGGCCGATTTCGAATTTGAAATGCGGCGCAAGGACGGCGAAGTGCGCACGGTTGTCGAATCGTCCACCGCCGTGCGGGACAGCGCGGGGAATGTGACGGCGTACCAGGGCTTCCTGCTGGACATCACGGAACGCAAACGTGCCGAGCAGGAGGTCCGCCGGCGCAACCGGGAGCTGATGGTGCTCAATTCCATCGGGCAGACCCTCAACGAGTCGCTGGATCTTGGCGATTCCGCACACCGGACTCTGGGCCAGCTCCTGGAACTGTTTCATCTGGACGTGTCGTCCCTGTACCTGCTGGACGAGACGCGGACGAAGCTGCGGCGGATCGCGGGGGTGGGACATCGCAGCGAATTCGCGAGGCATGTCCAGCCGGTTCCGATTCAGGCGAACCTGTTGGAGCACATCCGGGCCGTGCGGGCCACCTTCCTCTCGATGCAGGGGCTGCCCCTGCCGCAGGTGTTCCGGGAGATCGAGAGCAAAGAAGAGATTGTCAGCGCCTATATCCTGGTGCTGTGGTCGAAAGACCGGGTCATCGGGGGTCTTTTCGTGGGCAGCCGAACACCGCGGGAGTTTTCTCCGGCGGACATCAATTTGTTGGTGGCCCTGGGAGGCCAGCTGGCCAGCGCCGTCGAGAAGTCGCTGCTGTTCGAAGAAACGAGGCAGGCCTACGACGATCTACGGCGCGCGCAGGAACAGCTGCTGCACAACGAGAAGATGGCCGCGGTGGGACAGCTGATCTCCGGGGTGGCGCACGAACTGAACAATCCCCTGACGGCCATCCTCGGCTACAGCCAGCTGTTGAGCTCCAGCGGGCAGCCGGGAACTCAGGCCGTGGAGTACGCCGAGAAGCTCTACAAGCAAGCACAGCGCACCCATCGCATCGTGCAGAACCTGCTGAGTTTTGCGCGGCAACACAAGCCGGAACGGGTTCCGGTGCGGCTGAACCAGGTGATCGAAGATACCGTGGCTCTGCGGGATTACGATCTGCGGGTGAACAACATCCGCCTGCACCTGGAACTGGCGCCGGATCTGCCGGTTACCGCGGCAGACCCCCACCAGTTACAGCAGGTCTTCCTGAACCTGGTGAACAACGCGGTAGACGCGATTCTGGAGCAAGGGAAAGAAGGGGACATCTGGGTGCGCACGCGGAGCGAAGCCGCAGGGCTGGTCGTGGAGATCGCCGACAGCGGTCCGGGCGTGCAGGATCCTTCGAAAGTATTCGATCCCTTCTATACGACCAAGCCGGTGGGCAAGGGAACCGGGCTGGGTTTGAGCATCTGTTACGGGATTGTGAGCGAACACGGCGGTGCCATCCGCGTGCGCAACGCGCCGCCACTCGGGGCCGCGTTCACCATTGAACTGCCATTCCTGGCGGCAGAGAAGGTGGAAAAGCCGGCGGTACGGCCGGCGGCAGCCGCGAAAGAGGGTCGGATCCTGCTGGTGGATGGCGATGAGTCCGTGCTGGAAGCGGTGGGCGAAACACTGCGCCGACGCGAGCATCAAGTGCTGACGGCGCAAACCGCGGAGCGCGCTCTGGAGCTCCTCACCAGGAAGGAGTTCGACCTGGTGCTGGTAGACGCGCATTTTTCGGGCGAGCACGACGCCACGGGCTTCTTTCGATGGCTGGCGGCGAAACGGCCGGGACTGGCAAAACATCTGGTGGTAATGCGCTCGGCTGCGCCGGCGGCCGGGAATGGCCACCAGCGGGAAGTGCAGGGCATGCGCATCCTGCAGAAGCCGTTTAAGGCTACGGAGTTGATTGCAGCTGTGGAGGAAGTGCTAAACCAGATTCATGCCGCGCCGCTCGTCCCCTGA